The DNA sequence GGCGGGTTTCTTTTCAGTGTAAAGGCGAAGGGCATGGGTGAGGCCGAAGGAGAGCAGAAGGAGTATCGCCGGGAGTTTCGTCATGACGGCGAACGCCGCAAAAAGCGCGGCAAGAATGTAGTGCCGCTGGCTGCCACTCTTCAGGATGTCGATCATATGACTCAGGGAGATCGTGATCATGGTTGTCATCAAAATATCAACAGTGATGAAACGGGAAGACCATGTATGGTCATATGCAAAAGCGAGAAATAAGGCCGATAGAAGTCCGATCGTGCGGGTGCCGATCTTCTCTCCAAGGCGATAAATACAATAGACATTCAATGTGCCGATTATGACGACGGTAATCCTGCCGATCAGCCAGAATCCGGTGGGATCCTTGAAATACAGCACCAGGAAGTCAAAACCGTTTTTAATGATCCCCAATAGATAAAGAACAATATAATAAACAAAATATTCGGCGAACAGGATGAGATACAATCCGCCTTTGAAGACTCTTTGGAAATCAAACTGAAGAGCGCCAAGCTTCAACGCCCGTTTCACCTCAAAGACCTCATCGGTGTGATAGATATACGGAAGTCCGTAATGACATCCCCAAAGACGGATAAGGAAAGCGCCCAGAATGACGGCGCCGAGAACGAGAAAGATCCGGTTCTGGAAGGGGGAAGTCGATTGCTGAGATTGTCTGGGGCTCATCTGCTTCAAACGGTTTCCATTTTTGTTAATCTCCGGCATCCTATTCGGCCGATGTGTCGTCATTTTCAAACGGCTCCGCCTGTGGAGGGCCTTCCATGACTTCAGGTTTCTCCCGATCGGCCGTAAAGAAAATAATAATTTCGCCAAGGAGCCCTGTCGAGACGATCTGAACGCCGAGGACAATCAGAACAACGCCTAAAAGAAGCATAGGGCGGTCCGCAAGAGCGACCTTTCCCACGAGTCGTGACCAAAGAAGAAACAGACATATCACGACACCGATGAATGAGAAGCTCAGACCCACCAAGCCGAAAAAGCGCAGAGGTTTTCTGGTGAAGCGGGTGACAAAAAGGATGTGGAGGACATCCAGCAACCGGCGGGCATAGACGCCCGGTCCGAAGATGCGGGGGCTGTGGTCTTCTTCACGTTGGCCACCTGGAATTTCCACCATTCTAAATCCCTTATGAGCGGCCAGGATCGGGATGAAGCGATGAAGATCACCGTAAAGGTCCAATTTTCGGGCGGCATCCCGCTTAAATCCGCGCAACCCGCATGTGAGATCGCGGAACTTCCGGGGGTAGGCTCGTCCGGCAAGCATATGAAAGAGTCTTGATTGAAGGCGATTGATCAATGCGTCTTTGCGTGGCTCCCGCCGTGTCAGTACAACTTCAACACCGGAATCCAGAGCCTTGAGAATTTCCGGCAGGATACCCGGATCAATTTGGAAATGATCTGGTATCGTGATAATCAGATGGCCCCGAGCGACCTCAAAAGCATGATTCAATGAGGCTGCTTCTGAAAAACCTCTCGACAATTGCATAATCCGGACCGGAAATTTCGTTTCGACGATCTTAGAAAGCTCCTGATATGTTTCTTCCCGGTTCGCATTAATGATATAGAGAAACTCCGCCTTTCTTCCCGAATGATCCAGGATCTCACGGAATTCCCTGTGAATCTCTGCAAGGTTTCGCGCATAATGGCCCGGTGTGCAAACGATCGATACCTCGATCCCATCATCACCCGTTATGTCGGGATGCGGATTCATAATTTTCCATTCCGGGCTTGATGGGGGCCCAGTTCCTTGACCACGGCCAGGACGCTTGTGAGATCCCGTAAATAGTTTTTATCGGCCTTCGCCAGCAACATTTCACTCAATATTGAGGATGTCATCAGCGAGCCGAACATGTACATGCTGAGAACGGACAGCGAGGGGTAAATGATCGAGACTGGTTTTGAGGAGAACCAGATACCGCCCGCCCATACACCGGCGAGGACGAGCGCCAAAACGAGAAAAGGCAGCGCCAATAACCCGAACCACTGTCCCGGCCGGTTTGAGAATTGGGTGAGCATTTTGATGATAATCATGTCACCGAGCACGCGGAAGACCCGGGAGAGGCCATAAGCGCTTTGTCCATGGATTCTTGGATGATGGCGAACGACGACTTCAGTAATCCGTGCGCCGGTCATCGAGACCAGGGCCGGGAGGAAACGATGCATTTCAGAATACAAGCGTACGGTTTGAATGACTGCCGCCCGGTAAGCTTTGAGGGAACAGCCATTATCATGAATGTGAACCCCTGTAATCCAAGCAATGAGGGCATTGGCCGCAAGCGACGGGAGTCTGCGTGAGAGAAAGAGATCCTTCCTTTGCTTGCGCCACCCACAGACAAGATCAAATCCATCATCAATACGGGAGACCATCATTGGGATGTCACAGGGATCGTTTTGTAGATCACCATCCATACTCACAATGATTCTGCCGCGGGCTTTGGCGAATCCGGTGGCCATCGCCATTGTTTGTCCTTGGTTCCTCTTCAACCCCAGAAGACGGAGGCGTGGATCGGCCGCCGCCTCTTCGGCCGCGGCGTCGACCGTGTGATCGCGGCTGCCGTCGTCAACAAGCAACAGCTCCCAGGTGCGGGGCCACTCCTTTAACGCCTCTCGAACGGCGTTACAGAGCGGACGGACATTCTCCTCCTCATTGTATAATGGGACGACAATCGAAATCTCTGGCAGCGTCATGATTGGCATTTAATCACCCACAAATAACTTCGACCAGGAAGGTGAACAGGTGCGGCCCACCGCTCGCCATCGGGCAACAATACCTGGCCTGTGGTACTGGAAGCCGATGACTATTCCGATGTAGCGGGGGATCCCGTGCTGCTGCGACTCCATTTGCTCCGCCCTTCCCACTTTTTTCTGACCTGATGGCTACCCATCGGTCCTTTTAGGAGGAAATCACCCATGGCGAGGTAGTCGAGCTTGCTGTCAAGAAAAGCAGAGATCGCATCATGAGGCGTTCGGACGATCGGTTCTTCGTGAACATTGAAAGATGTATTGATGACAACAGGAACACCGGTTCGATTATAATACTCTTCAATGATTTTATAATAAGACGGATTGTCTTCGCGCCGGACGATTTGGGGGCGTGCCGTCCCATCGATATGAACAACCCCGCCGCACCGTTCCGCCATCCAGTCGGTGCAATGGAATGTAATTGTCATGAACCGCGCCGTGTCGTGGGCGCCTGTGGCGTTTTTGAACAATTGATCGGTCGACTCTTCCAAAGTGGCCGGGGCGAAAGGCATGAATTCCGTCCGCCGAAGGAGCTCATTCAACCAGTCATTGACGGAGGGATCGTTCGGCTGATAAAGGATCGTCCGATTCCCCAGGGCTCTAGGGCCGTATTCCATTCGTCCCGCACAGCGCGCCACCACCATGCCTTGAACCAGCTTTTCCGCGACTTCTTTCTCGATATGTCCCGGCAAGTATTCCGACTCAAGACCCGATTGCCGGACGGCATCCGCAACAACCATTTCGTTGTATTCATTGCCGAAATAAACGTCGTCCAGCCGGTGGGGTTTCCAGGGGATGCCTTTTTCCTGGATCATATCGAGGTGCATAGAAAAGGCGGCGCCGACAGCTAGACCCTCATCGGCCATCCCCGGATGCACAAAAACCTCATCAACCCCGTCAATCATGTGAACTTCTTCGTTGATCCGTACATTCGCGAAGAGACCGCCGGCAAGGGCTACACGCCGGTGCCCCGTACGATGCACCCAATACCGGACATAATCGCGGGTTGTATCTTCCGCGAGCCATTGAATAGAGCAGGCGAGATCCTCTTTCTTCCATCCCTCCGGGAGTTGCCGGCGGATGTGTTCCATCGCTTGATTGAACAAAACCCTCCCGCGATTCACAAGACGGCCGTCTTCGTACCCGATCATCGATTCAAGCATTTCGCGGTAGATGGGTTTTCCCCAGGCGGCCAACCCGGTTGTCTTCCCCTCATGCCGCTTTGCCTTATAGCCGAGAATCGCCGTTATATAGGCGTAATAATTGCCAAGGGAATCGTATGATTCCACATCGCAAACCCGTTTGAAATGTCCACCCCGAACACTATAGATATGTGAGCAATGGCCGTCCCCACCGCCGTCCATGGTGACGACCAAGGCATCCTCGAAATTGCAGGTGCAATAGGCGGATGCAGCATGGGCTAAATGATGATTGATAAATCGGACCGGCGCGGTGATGCCGAACTCTTCCTGGAGGATTTGGGGAATCCTGCGGCGGCGGTGTTGAAAGGCTGGTGTCCGCAGGGAGCGGTAAGCCTTCTTGAGGCCGGGAACCTTGTCGGCCATTGAACCGAAACGGGATGCCACCTGGAAGAAGGCGCTGTGAAGATCTCTGTCTTCGCTTCGAGCCTCGAACCACCCGGGCCACCCTGTGACTTCCTCCCGCAGTTCCATATTTTCCTGAGCCACAGCGACGCCATCAATTTCGCTCGGCTTCACACCGGAGAGCTCGAAGACTTCGGCAATGGATTTCCGCGGAAAGCCGCGTGCCATCTTCAGTCGAACGATCCGCTCTTCATTGATGGCGGCGATGATCCGGCCATCTTCGATAAGGGCTGCGCCGCTTGTCTGTCCGTCGGTTATTCCCAGTATTCGCATGGAAGACTTCTGAACCTCTGTGGGCCTGCTCTTCCCGGTCGGGGAGGAGTCTCTATCGCTGATCCATTGGTGACCGTTGCCACTCATTGGAGATTTTGTGCCAGGGAGTCGAACCACCTCCCAGCCTTCCGGTTAACGGCAAGAAACACAAGCATCTTGACGGCTGAGATGCCCTTGGTGATCCCGCTCCCACACTTCACGGATTTTGGCGAAGAACAAGAATGATACTGCGTTAGTTGCCCTCTTCCCGCAAGTCCCCGCATTCGGACGCCTCCCCGGCTTGAATCGGGCCATGGCGAATGCCGTAACTCTTTGCCATATATGTGGATGATACGTGCTTTCCCCATTTCCTTGTTGACAGGTTGGACGGCGCGGTGTCTAGATTGCCAGATGAATCTTTTCTGCGACGGGCATGTCCACATCCACCGGGAGTTTGATCTCCAGCGCCTCTTTGAGGGGGCCTTGGATCGGGCTGCCGAACTTGGCGGTCCCTTGATGCTTCTGCTCACCGAGACGTCCGGACGAAACGAGTTTGCCCGCCTCCGTTCAGCCGGCGGAATCGGCTCAACGCGTAAGTTGAGGTGCCGATCCCTGCTTGAATCTCTGTCGGTGCGGATCGAGAGGGATGGGGATGCGGGTCATCCGGAAATCTATCTGATGGCCGGACGGCAATTCCAATCGGCCGAAAAACTCGAACTTCTCGCCCTCTGTTTGAATCCTGAACATTCATTGAACGAAGTGCCCGATCGTTCACTGCCCGCCGCGGCGATTGTACAGAGAACGCTGGAGGCAGGGGCGGTGTCGGTTCTGCCTTGGGGTGTCGGGAAGTGGATCGGGCGGCGGGGGCGGTTGGTTCAGCGACTCGCTCGAGATCCGGAATGGAAAGAAAATCCACATTTCTTTCTTGGGGATATCGCGCATCGCTGTTCTCCGCTGCCTGAACCAAAAGTCTTCGGTGGGGATGTCCGCGTTCTATCGGGAACTGATCTTCTGCCCCTTCCCGGCAGTGAAGACCGGCTGGCCGGGTATGGCTTCACCCTTGAAGGGGAACTTGATCCGGAACATCCCGGCTCCGCGCTCCTTGAGCTTTTTAACCAAAGGGCGCCGATTCGCCGGTATGGGCGGCGTGAAACTTTCCTTTCCATGATTCGGGAGCAATTACAATATCGCCTGCACTGCGGGGGCCGGGTCTCATGAAATCGAAATTTGATCTCCTCATCGTCGGAGGCGGCATTTTCGGGGCAACGGCTCTTTGGCATGCGGCGCGGCGGGGCATTTCAGCCTGCCTTATCGATCGATCCGATTTCGGTTCGGGCGCTTCCTCCAGCAGCATGAAGATCCTGCATGGCGGGCTTCGCTACCTCCAATCGGCCGATTTCCGGAGAAGCCTGGAATCGATCCGGGAGCGCCGGCGGCTGTTAAGGCTGGCGCCCAGCCGGATTGAACGGCTGCCCTGCCGGCAGGATCCCAAGGGGTGCGGTCCTCTTTTCCCATGGCTGCTGCGAACCGGTCTCCTTCTAAACAATATCATTTCGATTCGGGGTAACGTGGGGGTTCAGAAGGATAAACAGATCCCTCCGGCGCGTTATCCTTTCTGGTACGACGGATTGATGACCGATACCGAACGTCTCCTCATCGATTTCATTCGTGCGGCGCATGAGATCGGCGGGTCATCGATTGCCGCAAGAAATTATGCCGGCATCATCCGGACTCTTGAGAAGGACGGGCGGATCACAGGCATGGAAATCCGGGATCATGGAAAGATAGAGGCCGGTGCCATTCTTTATTGCACCGGCCCGGCGGGAGGCGTGCGGCCCGCCGTCCTAGCGATCAATCTTTTGGTGGATCGCCTGCCGCTGAATCGTGATGGAACGGCGGTCGCCATGCGCCACCCCGGCGATGGACGGAATGTTTTTTTCGTACCCTGGCGGGATCGTTCGATTATCGGAACGATCAACCGCTCTTATCCCTATGATCCGGCGGAGAAGTTCCGATTTGATAGTGCCTGGCTGAATGAAGCAATCGACTGGCTTCGCCCTGTTCATCCCGATCTTAGCCGGCTGAGTCCCTCCGATATCCGTTTTATCCATGCGGGCCTCCTGCCCGGCGATCTATCCGGCGGTATTGATCCTTCGCACAAGGATACATTGCGGCGAAGAGGCGGCGGCGGTTGGGAATTGCAGGGAGTGAAGTATACAACCGCTTGCGGAGTCTCCGAAAAAGCGGTTGAAAGAATCAGCAGGGAGATGGGGATTTCTATTCCGAAACGGCCGGCCGACGACCGGCCCATGCTGCCGGATATGGCGGCTGCACGGGAACGCTGGATAGCAGCCGATCCTTCAAGACAAGAACTTCTGGATTCGCCGGGACTCAGGATCCGCCGCGGCGATTTGCTCTTTGCGGTTGAAGAGGAATGGGCCCTGACGATCGGCGATATCTTGCTCCGCCGAACGGGTCTTGCCGCCGCCGGTCACCCTGGAAGGCGTCTGGTCGATCTGACCTCGCGGATTGTTCAGGATCATTTTGGCTTTGAGGAAGGGGAACGGATGCGCCAGGTGGATGACTTTAACGATGACTGGCGGTTTGCGGGGAATATTCCCGGCTAACCGCAAATTCTTCCGTCTGACCTCCCTTTTTTACGCTTCATACTTGAGAGGTGGTTCGGATCGGTCGAAGATTGATCACAGGGGTCGCTAATGTGCGGAATCGCTGGATTCACAGCTGCTGACGAGAGATCTATCCGTGCGATGACGGATATCATCGCGCACCGGGGCCCGGATGATTCCGGGATCCTTATCGAACCCGGTCTGTCGTTGGGTCACCGTCGTCTCAGCATTATCGATCTATCCGAGTGCGGGCATCAGCCGATGCTCAATGAGGATGGATCGATTGTGGTTGTCTACAATGGGGAAATTTATAATTCACCCGAGCTTCGGCATCGCCTGGAGGCGAAAGGCCACAGGTTCCGCGGGCACTGCGACACAGAAGTGATTGCTCCAGCCTATCAGGAATACGGTCCAGCCTGCGTCACAGAGTTCCAGGGAATGTTTGCCTTCGCTCTTTGGGACCGGAACCGGCGGCGGCTTCTACTGGCCCGCGATCGTATCGGCATCAAGCCGCTCTACTATTACCATCATGGGTATCTCCTCATCTTTGCCTCCGAGGTCAAAGCGATCCTCGAACATCCCGATGTGCCGCGCGAGGTGGATGAACAAGCTCTGTTCGAGTATTTGGGATATGAGTTCGTGCCCGCTCCCCGCACGCTCTTTCGCGGGATCCGGAAATTGCGGCAGGGCCATACTCTCATTTTTGAAAACGGCATGTGCAAAGAAGAGCCCTATTGGGATCTGCATTTCGAACATGGCTCCTTGTCACCGCGGGAGGAAGAGCGGCGTCTTGCGGAGATTCTTGAAACAGCGGTAAGAAGGCGGTTGCTGAGTGATGTGCCGGTCGGCGCCTTTCTATCCGGAGGCCTTGATTCAAGCGCCCTGGTTGGATTTATGAGCCGCCATATGAAAGAGACTCTCAGAACATACACAATTGGGTATGAAGATCCCACGTTTAGTGAATTGCCCTATGCCCGGATCGTCAGCCGTCATGTAGGAAGCGAACATCATGAGCTGATGATAGATCCCCTGACACCGGAGCGGATTCGCAAAGCCGTCTGGCACCTCGATGAACCGATGACTGATCTCTCTTCTGTCCCGCTGATGCTCATTTCGGAACGAGCCCGGCGGGATGTCAAGGTCTGTCTAAGCGGAGAGGGGGGCGACGAACTGTTTATGGGGTATGACCGTTTTCGCGCCAGCCGGTTGAATCATCGCCTTCGTCCCATTCCCGCTCCGCTTCGCCGTCTCGGATTCCAATGTGTCGCGGTGCTTCCGGATCAGCCCCAGAAGAAGGGAATGATCAATATGCTGAAGCGGTTCGCCGAGGGGGCTCTGCTTCCCGAGGATGGAGAGCATATGCGATGGCAGTACTTTCTGAATGCCGATATTATACAAAAACTCTTTCAATCGGATTATCTTCGATCGGTCGACGCCGAGATCTTTGCGCCTATCCGGCGTATCGCAGAAGGCTGTGCGGAAGCCTGCCGGGAAGATCGGGAAGTTTATATAGATATCCGGATGGCAATGGCGGATTCCGTTCTCATGAAGGTGGATAAGATGTCGATGGCCACGAGCCTTGAGGTCAGGGTTCCCTTCCTCGATCATGAATTTGTTGAATTCTCAGCGATGCTGCATCCCTCGCGAAAACTCCATGGGATGACAACAAAAGCCATCTTCAGGGAGGCGATGCGAGATCTGCTGCCTCCTGAAATCGTCGGAAGAGGCAAACAAGGTTACAGTATTCCTATAAAAAACTGGCTGCGCGAAGATTTGCGGGATTTCATGGTTGCGACGATTACACAATGTCCCCTGGTTCACCGGACTCTCCGAGCGGATGCGGTGAACAGCCTCATCGATGAACATCTCTCCCGCCGGCACAACCACAATCATATCCTCTGGGCCCTTATCAATCTTTCACTGTGGTATGAAACCTTCATCCATCGCTCGACGGCGGCAGCGGCCTCCCATGCCGGATGAAGAAAAAAGACCTTCCCGTCTGGGACGATTCTGGGGCGGCCCGGCCGGCCTTGTCCTCCGGCTGGCCATCGGATCCGTCATCTTTATCATTCTTGCCCGGCAATTCTGGTCGGAAGGTTTTATCGATCACTTCTCCCATCTGCAGACGCCGCGGGCGCTTCTTTACAGTAGTCTCTATCTACTGATCTTCATCCTGAACCGCGGGTTCATGGCGTATAAGTGGTCGATTCTGCTCCATCCGCTGAAGATCCGACTTCCGATCCGGCGCCTTATATCGGTTTATTACGCCAGCACTTTTGTCGGCGCCTTTTTACCGGCGACCGTTGGAGGCGATCTGGTCCGCTATTTCCTTCTGAATCTTCCCAAGGGCGATCGGCCGGCCCTGGCCGCGTCGATCCTCATGGAGAGGGTTGTCGGGCTCATGGCGCTCGTTACGGTGGGTTGGTTCGGCCTCATGGCAGCCTGGAGGCAGGATCTCCTGCCCGTCGCGCCGGCCCTGACGACTCTCGCCGGGGGCTTTATACTGGTCCTCTTCGCCTGGATCTCACTTGTGATGCCGCCCGACCTTCTGATCCGGCGCTTGGGACCCCTTGGGCGAAAGCTCTCCGGTTTTGCGTCTGAATATCAATCGTACCGGAATCATCCCCGCGCCCTTTGTCTCTTCTATATTTTTTCGATGATCGAATCATTGCACGGAGTGGTCGGGATTTGGATTGTTGCGCTGGCTCTTGATTTGAAGATCGGTTTTCTGCCCTGCTTGGTCGCCGTGCCGCCGATGGTCCTGCTGTCCCGCGTGCCGATTAGTGTGGACTCTCTGGGCGTCTTCCAGGGATTGGGTGTCCTCTTCTTCGGCATTTTGGGTGTTGCGGGGGGCGCCGCCTTCGCGCTGGGAGCGGTCCGCCAGCTTCTGGACTTCATCGGTCTGCTTCCCGGGGGTGTTTTGTGGCTCTTCCTCAGAACGTCAAAATCTTCCGACGGCCGCTGAGCCACAGGCCGGTCTCTGCCGGGATTGCGGTATGGCGGAAACTTTCTCTTCCGATCCTGTCTTGCCTTTTATCGGTTGGGGGATGTCTCAATGAATCGGGTGTCGATCCTTCTTCTT is a window from the Candidatus Eisenbacteria bacterium genome containing:
- a CDS encoding glycosyltransferase, whose product is MNPHPDITGDDGIEVSIVCTPGHYARNLAEIHREFREILDHSGRKAEFLYIINANREETYQELSKIVETKFPVRIMQLSRGFSEAASLNHAFEVARGHLIITIPDHFQIDPGILPEILKALDSGVEVVLTRREPRKDALINRLQSRLFHMLAGRAYPRKFRDLTCGLRGFKRDAARKLDLYGDLHRFIPILAAHKGFRMVEIPGGQREEDHSPRIFGPGVYARRLLDVLHILFVTRFTRKPLRFFGLVGLSFSFIGVVICLFLLWSRLVGKVALADRPMLLLGVVLIVLGVQIVSTGLLGEIIIFFTADREKPEVMEGPPQAEPFENDDTSAE
- a CDS encoding glycosyltransferase family 2 protein; protein product: MTLPEISIVVPLYNEEENVRPLCNAVREALKEWPRTWELLLVDDGSRDHTVDAAAEEAAADPRLRLLGLKRNQGQTMAMATGFAKARGRIIVSMDGDLQNDPCDIPMMVSRIDDGFDLVCGWRKQRKDLFLSRRLPSLAANALIAWITGVHIHDNGCSLKAYRAAVIQTVRLYSEMHRFLPALVSMTGARITEVVVRHHPRIHGQSAYGLSRVFRVLGDMIIIKMLTQFSNRPGQWFGLLALPFLVLALVLAGVWAGGIWFSSKPVSIIYPSLSVLSMYMFGSLMTSSILSEMLLAKADKNYLRDLTSVLAVVKELGPHQARNGKL
- a CDS encoding FAD-dependent oxidoreductase gives rise to the protein MKSKFDLLIVGGGIFGATALWHAARRGISACLIDRSDFGSGASSSSMKILHGGLRYLQSADFRRSLESIRERRRLLRLAPSRIERLPCRQDPKGCGPLFPWLLRTGLLLNNIISIRGNVGVQKDKQIPPARYPFWYDGLMTDTERLLIDFIRAAHEIGGSSIAARNYAGIIRTLEKDGRITGMEIRDHGKIEAGAILYCTGPAGGVRPAVLAINLLVDRLPLNRDGTAVAMRHPGDGRNVFFVPWRDRSIIGTINRSYPYDPAEKFRFDSAWLNEAIDWLRPVHPDLSRLSPSDIRFIHAGLLPGDLSGGIDPSHKDTLRRRGGGGWELQGVKYTTACGVSEKAVERISREMGISIPKRPADDRPMLPDMAAARERWIAADPSRQELLDSPGLRIRRGDLLFAVEEEWALTIGDILLRRTGLAAAGHPGRRLVDLTSRIVQDHFGFEEGERMRQVDDFNDDWRFAGNIPG
- the asnB gene encoding asparagine synthase (glutamine-hydrolyzing); translation: MCGIAGFTAADERSIRAMTDIIAHRGPDDSGILIEPGLSLGHRRLSIIDLSECGHQPMLNEDGSIVVVYNGEIYNSPELRHRLEAKGHRFRGHCDTEVIAPAYQEYGPACVTEFQGMFAFALWDRNRRRLLLARDRIGIKPLYYYHHGYLLIFASEVKAILEHPDVPREVDEQALFEYLGYEFVPAPRTLFRGIRKLRQGHTLIFENGMCKEEPYWDLHFEHGSLSPREEERRLAEILETAVRRRLLSDVPVGAFLSGGLDSSALVGFMSRHMKETLRTYTIGYEDPTFSELPYARIVSRHVGSEHHELMIDPLTPERIRKAVWHLDEPMTDLSSVPLMLISERARRDVKVCLSGEGGDELFMGYDRFRASRLNHRLRPIPAPLRRLGFQCVAVLPDQPQKKGMINMLKRFAEGALLPEDGEHMRWQYFLNADIIQKLFQSDYLRSVDAEIFAPIRRIAEGCAEACREDREVYIDIRMAMADSVLMKVDKMSMATSLEVRVPFLDHEFVEFSAMLHPSRKLHGMTTKAIFREAMRDLLPPEIVGRGKQGYSIPIKNWLREDLRDFMVATITQCPLVHRTLRADAVNSLIDEHLSRRHNHNHILWALINLSLWYETFIHRSTAAAASHAG
- a CDS encoding flippase-like domain-containing protein, with translation MKPSSIARRRQRPPMPDEEKRPSRLGRFWGGPAGLVLRLAIGSVIFIILARQFWSEGFIDHFSHLQTPRALLYSSLYLLIFILNRGFMAYKWSILLHPLKIRLPIRRLISVYYASTFVGAFLPATVGGDLVRYFLLNLPKGDRPALAASILMERVVGLMALVTVGWFGLMAAWRQDLLPVAPALTTLAGGFILVLFAWISLVMPPDLLIRRLGPLGRKLSGFASEYQSYRNHPRALCLFYIFSMIESLHGVVGIWIVALALDLKIGFLPCLVAVPPMVLLSRVPISVDSLGVFQGLGVLFFGILGVAGGAAFALGAVRQLLDFIGLLPGGVLWLFLRTSKSSDGR